In Achromobacter xylosoxidans A8, a single window of DNA contains:
- the rpoH gene encoding RNA polymerase sigma factor RpoH, translating into MKQPSTSLAASGNALALAIANPGALGTIDAYISSVNRLPVLSAERETELGRRLRDQEDLGAARELILSHLRLVVSVARQYLGYGLPHADLIQEGNVGLMKAVKRFDPERGVRLVSFAVHWIKAEIHEYIIRNWRLVKVATTKAQRKLFFNLRSMRPDGQTLDPDQVDHIARELNVRREDVSEMEVRLSGRDMSLENQDDDDDSYAPIAYLSDEGRQEPTRVLERAARDQLQSAGLTDALQALDPRSRRIVEARWLQDDGGATLHELAQEFGVSAERIRQIEAAALKKMRGNLAA; encoded by the coding sequence ATGAAGCAACCCAGTACCTCGTTGGCCGCTTCCGGCAACGCCCTGGCGTTGGCCATCGCCAATCCGGGCGCACTTGGCACGATCGACGCTTATATCTCCTCGGTCAACCGCTTGCCGGTCCTGTCCGCGGAACGTGAAACCGAGCTTGGCCGCCGCCTGCGCGACCAGGAAGACCTGGGCGCCGCGCGCGAACTGATTCTGTCGCACCTGCGCCTGGTGGTGTCGGTGGCTCGCCAGTATCTGGGCTACGGCCTGCCGCATGCCGATCTCATCCAAGAAGGCAACGTCGGCCTGATGAAGGCCGTCAAGCGCTTCGACCCCGAGCGCGGCGTGCGCCTGGTGTCGTTCGCCGTGCACTGGATCAAGGCTGAAATCCACGAATACATCATCCGCAACTGGCGCCTGGTGAAGGTCGCGACCACCAAGGCCCAGCGCAAGCTGTTCTTCAATCTGCGCAGCATGCGTCCCGACGGCCAGACGCTGGATCCGGACCAGGTCGACCATATCGCGCGCGAACTGAACGTGCGCCGCGAAGACGTCAGCGAAATGGAAGTGCGCCTGTCCGGCCGCGACATGTCGCTAGAAAACCAGGACGACGACGATGACAGCTACGCGCCCATCGCCTACCTGTCCGACGAAGGCCGCCAGGAACCCACCCGGGTGTTGGAACGCGCCGCCCGCGACCAACTGCAAAGCGCCGGCCTGACCGACGCGCTGCAAGCGCTGGACCCGCGTTCGCGCCGCATCGTCGAGGCCCGCTGGCTGCAGGATGACGGCGGCGCCACGCTGCACGAACTGGCGCAGGAGTTCGGCGTGTCGGCCGAGCGCATCCGCCAGATCGAAGCGGCTGCCCTGAAGAAGATGCGCGGCAATCTCGCTGCTTGA
- the cpdA gene encoding 3',5'-cyclic-AMP phosphodiesterase: protein MARIHSLTRRDDAPAMLVQLTDSHLFGEPETSMLGVNTDASLRAVLRQIEADGKHPDLLLATGDMSQDGEAAAYRRLARVLSEAPALAQASIRCLPGNHDLPAVMRQELPQWSAPVTDVGAWRVVALDTTVPGSNAGHLPASQLDLLEAALAETPGRHTLLAMHHNPMQIDSHWHDSMMIDNPQALFKLLTRWPQVRVLLWGHVHHEFDRRRHNLRMLATPSTCFQFSIRDGKHVVDNMAPGYRWIKLYQDGSMATGVRRVQDALWHGAKAAADNAQAA from the coding sequence TTGGCCCGGATCCATTCCCTGACCCGGCGCGACGACGCGCCCGCCATGCTGGTCCAGCTGACCGACAGCCATCTGTTCGGCGAGCCCGAAACCTCGATGCTGGGCGTCAACACGGACGCCAGCCTGCGCGCGGTGCTGCGCCAGATCGAGGCGGACGGCAAGCACCCCGATCTGCTGCTGGCCACCGGCGACATGTCCCAGGACGGCGAGGCCGCGGCCTATCGCCGGCTGGCGCGCGTCCTGTCCGAGGCGCCCGCCCTGGCGCAGGCCAGCATCCGCTGCCTGCCGGGCAACCATGACCTGCCGGCCGTGATGCGCCAGGAACTGCCGCAATGGTCGGCTCCGGTGACCGACGTGGGCGCCTGGCGCGTGGTGGCGCTGGACACCACCGTGCCCGGCTCCAACGCCGGCCATCTGCCCGCGAGCCAGCTCGACCTGCTGGAAGCCGCGCTGGCCGAGACGCCGGGCCGGCACACGCTGCTCGCCATGCATCACAACCCCATGCAGATCGACAGCCACTGGCACGATTCGATGATGATCGACAACCCGCAAGCGCTCTTCAAGCTGCTGACGCGCTGGCCGCAGGTCCGCGTGCTGCTGTGGGGCCACGTGCACCACGAGTTCGACCGCCGCCGCCACAACCTGCGCATGCTGGCCACGCCGTCGACCTGCTTTCAGTTCAGCATCCGCGACGGCAAGCATGTCGTGGACAACATGGCGCCCGGCTATCGCTGGATCAAGCTGTACCAGGACGGTTCAATGGCCACCGGCGTGCGGCGCGTGCAGGACGCGCTGTGGCATGGCGCCAAGGCGGCTGCGGACAACGCTCAGGCGGCCTAG